From Lonchura striata isolate bLonStr1 chromosome 3, bLonStr1.mat, whole genome shotgun sequence, one genomic window encodes:
- the ODC1 gene encoding ornithine decarboxylase, with the protein MSNFSKEEFELTFLDEGFTAKDILDQKINEVSSSDDKDAFYVADLGDIVKKHVRWHKALPRVTPFYAVKCNDSKAVVKTLAVLGAGFDCASKTEIQLVQSIGVPPERIIYANPCKQVSQIKHAASSGVQMMTFDSEVELMKVARAHPKAKLVLRITTDDSKAVCRLSVKFGATLKTSRLLLERAKELDLAIVGVSFHVGSGCTDPETFVQAISDARCVFDMGAELGFSMYLLDIGGGFPGSEDVKLKFEEITSVINPALDKYFPSDSGINIIAEPGRYYVASAFTLAVNIIAKKIMLKEQTGSDDEDDANDKTVMYYVNDGVYGSFNCILYDHAHVKPVLQKRPKPDDSCYSCSIWGPTCDGLDRIVERFNMPELQVGDWILFENMGAYTVAAASTFNGFQRPTIHYVMSRPAWQLMQQIKEQGFLAEVEEQDVASLPVSCAWESGIEYPATCASASINV; encoded by the exons ATGAGTAACTTCAGCAAAGAAGAATTTGAGTTGACCTTCCTTGATGAAGGCTTTACTGCCAAGGATATCCTTGAccaaaaaataaatgaagtgtCATCTTCT GATGATAAAGATGCCTTCTATGTTGCTGACCTCGGGGACATTGTGAAGAAGCACGTGCGGTGGCATAAGGCCCTTCCTCGGGTGACCCCCTTCTATGCTGTAAAATGCAACGACAGCAAAGCTGTTGTGAAGACACTTGCTGTTCTTGGGGCAGGATTTGATTGTGCCAGTAAG ACTGAAATACAGCTGGTACAGAGCATTGGTGTGCCTCCTGAGCGAATAATATATGCAAATCCCTGCAAACAAGTATCACAAATCAAACATGCTGCCAGCAGTGGTGTGCAGATGATGACATTTGATAGTGAAGTAGAACTAATGAAAGTTGCAAGGGCCCATCCAAAAGCCAA GTTAGTCTTGCGCATTACCACCGATGACTCCAAAGCAGTCTGTCGTCTGAGTGTTAAATTTGGAGCTACACTTAAGACTAGCAGGCTTCTTCTGGAGCGTGCAAAAGAACTTGACCTTGCCATTGTTGGAGTTAG TTTCCACGTTGGAAGTGGATGTACAGACCCAGAGACCTTTGTTCAAGCCATTTCTGATGCCCGTTGTGTGTTTGATATGGGA GCTGAACTTGGCTTCAGTATGTATCTGCTTGATATTGGTGGtggcttccctggctctgaaGATGTCAAGCTTAAATTTGAAGAG ATCACAAGTGTAATCAACCCAGCACTGGATAAATACTTCCCTTCAGATTCTGGAATAAATATTATTGCAGAGCCAGGAAGATACTATGTTGCATCAGCATTCACACTGGCAGTCAACATCATTGCAAAGAAAATCATGTTAAAGGAGCAAACAGGTTCTGATG ATGAAGATGATGCCAATGACAAAACTGTTATGTACTATGTGAATGATGGGGTCTATGGATCATTCAACTGCATCTTGTATGATCATGCACATGTTAAGCCAGTCCTGCAAAAG CGGCCTAAGCCAGATGACAGCTGCTACTCCTGCAGCATTTGGGGACCAACCTGTGATGGCTTAGATCGGATTGTTGAGCGGTTTAATATGCCAGAGCTGCAAGTTGGTGACTGGATCCTGTTTGAAAACATGGGTGCCTATACTGTTGCAGCAGCTTCTACTTTCAATGGATTCCAGAGGCCAACAATACACTATGTGATGTCAAGACCAGCATG gcAACTAATGCAGCAGATCAAGGAGCAAGGGTTCCTAGCTGAGGTGGAAGAGCAGGATGTTGCTAGTCTGCCAGTCTCTTGTGCCTGGGAAAGTGGAATTGAATATCCAGCAACTTGTGCTTCAGCTAGTATTAATGTATAG